A stretch of the Poseidonibacter parvus genome encodes the following:
- a CDS encoding transposase — MRKSKYSKEFKDSTVQLILNDGESVVKVAKDLGLNTKTLYHWVTIYKKAHNIPIRDINSSSKESDNEELKRLRRENKILKQERDILKKAAAYFAKETL; from the coding sequence ATGAGAAAGAGTAAATACAGTAAAGAGTTCAAAGATTCCACAGTACAATTAATTTTAAATGATGGTGAAAGCGTTGTAAAAGTAGCAAAAGATTTAGGTTTAAATACAAAGACATTATATCATTGGGTTACTATATATAAAAAAGCTCATAATATACCAATACGAGATATAAATTCTTCTTCTAAAGAAAGTGATAATGAAGAACTAAAACGACTGAGACGTGAGAATAAAATACTAAAACAAGAAAGAGACATTTTAAAAAAGGCAGCAGCATACTTCGCAAAAGAAACTCTATAA